A portion of the Gemmatimonadota bacterium genome contains these proteins:
- a CDS encoding type II toxin-antitoxin system HicA family toxin: MKRHALVAHLRAHGCVLVREGAKHSWWGNPANGRRSAVPRHTEIDDLLARKICRDLGIPEP; encoded by the coding sequence ACGGCACGCGCTTGTTGCGCACCTGAGAGCCCACGGGTGCGTTCTCGTTCGTGAGGGCGCCAAGCACTCGTGGTGGGGGAATCCGGCGAATGGGCGCCGGAGCGCCGTCCCGCGGCACACCGAGATCGATGACTTGCTCGCCCGCAAGATTTGCCGCGACCTGGGCATCC